One window from the genome of Myripristis murdjan chromosome 6, fMyrMur1.1, whole genome shotgun sequence encodes:
- the cbfb gene encoding core-binding factor subunit beta isoform X2 yields the protein MPRVVPDQRSKFENEEFFRKLSRECEIKYTGFRDRPHEERQARFQNACRDGRSEVAFVATGTNLSLQFFPANLHGEQRQAPTREYVDFERETGKVWLKAPMILNGVCVIWRGWIDLQRLDGMGYLEYDEERAQHEDALAQTAFEEARRRTRDFEERDRSHREDLETTAGPQPWLKHGQR from the exons ATGCCTCGGGTAGTCCCGGACCAGAGGAGCAAGTTTGAAAATGAGGAGTTTTTCCGCAAGTTGAGCAGGGAGTGTGAG ATTAAGTACACCGGCTTCAGAGACCGGCCACATGAGGAGAGACAAGCCCGCTTCCAGAACGCCTGCAGGGACGGACGCTCAGAAGTG gcctTTGTGGCCACAGGAACCAACCTCTCGCTCCAGTTCTTCCCAGCCAACCTGCACGGCGAGCAGCGGCAGGCTCCCACCAGGGAGTACGTCGACTtcgagagagagacggggaag gtctggTTAAAGGCTCCCATGATCCTGAACGGGGTGTGTGTGATCTGGAGAGGCTGGATCGACCTGCAGAGGCTCGACGGGATGGGCTACCTGGAGTACGATGAAGAGAGAGCGCAG cATGAGGATGCCCTGGCCCAGACGGCGTTCGAAGAGGCTCGACGCAGAACCAGAGACTTTGAGGAGCGAGACCGGTCACACAGAGAGGATCTGGAG
- the cbfb gene encoding core-binding factor subunit beta isoform X3, with protein sequence MPRVVPDQRSKFENEEFFRKLSRECEIKYTGFRDRPHEERQARFQNACRDGRSEVAFVATGTNLSLQFFPANLHGEQRQAPTREYVDFERETGKVWLKAPMILNGVCVIWRGWIDLQRLDGMGYLEYDEERAQHEDALAQTAFEEARRRTRDFEERDRSHREDLEDPVVSKIWD encoded by the exons ATGCCTCGGGTAGTCCCGGACCAGAGGAGCAAGTTTGAAAATGAGGAGTTTTTCCGCAAGTTGAGCAGGGAGTGTGAG ATTAAGTACACCGGCTTCAGAGACCGGCCACATGAGGAGAGACAAGCCCGCTTCCAGAACGCCTGCAGGGACGGACGCTCAGAAGTG gcctTTGTGGCCACAGGAACCAACCTCTCGCTCCAGTTCTTCCCAGCCAACCTGCACGGCGAGCAGCGGCAGGCTCCCACCAGGGAGTACGTCGACTtcgagagagagacggggaag gtctggTTAAAGGCTCCCATGATCCTGAACGGGGTGTGTGTGATCTGGAGAGGCTGGATCGACCTGCAGAGGCTCGACGGGATGGGCTACCTGGAGTACGATGAAGAGAGAGCGCAG cATGAGGATGCCCTGGCCCAGACGGCGTTCGAAGAGGCTCGACGCAGAACCAGAGACTTTGAGGAGCGAGACCGGTCACACAGAGAGGATCTGGAG gaCCCTGTGGTTTCTAAAATCTGGgactga